The sequence GGCCGAGGTCTTCGTCGTCTCTTCGAAGGAGACGCCGGTCGGCTTCGAAGCCAATCGCCTCAAGATGCTGGAGACCGCGGAATCGACTTCCGTCTGTCTGCGAATCGTCAAGGACGGAAAGATCGGTTTTGCCGCCACCACCAGGCTGGATGACCCTCAAGCGCTGGTGAACATGGCGGTGGAGACCGCCCGGTTCGGCGCCGAGGCGAAGTTCGCCCTTCCCCCGGCGCAGTCCTACCCCCAAATCGAGGTCTACGACGGCGATGTGGAATCTGTAGCTATAGAGGATATGGTCGAAATGGGCAACTTGCTGCTTGACATAATACTTGGCCATACCCCGGATTTGGTCTGCGAGGCCGGGGTGACCAGGAGCGTGGCCACGGTCAGTATCCTGAACTCACGCGGTGGCGAGGCCAGCTACCGCAGGAGCTACTTCGCCATCGGCATCGAAGGGACGCTTATTCGGGATACGGATATGCTATTCGTCGGTGAGAGCGACAGCTCCTGCCACCCGATAAGGGAATTTCAGGAGATAGCTAACGCTACGATGGAGCAACTGGAGCTGGCGGGGCGATCTGCCTCGATAGCAACAGGGGAATTTCCGGTGATTTTTACCCCTAAAGGGGTAGCAAGCGCTTTGCTTACCCCACTGGCGCTTGCGGTTAACGGTAAGATGGTGCTGGAGGGGGCCTCACCACTGGGAGGAAAACAGGGAGAGCTGATCTTCGATGAAAGGTTCTCTTTATATGACGATGCCACCCTGAACTATCGCCCAGCCAGCCGCCCTTGCGATGATGAAGGGGTGCCCAGCCGGAGGACAGCACTCATCGAAAGGGGAGTGGTAGCAAACTTCCTTTATGACCTGCAGACTGCGGCCATCGCCGGTGCCAGGAGTACCGGCAGCGGTAGCAGGGCTGGGGGGGGCATGCCCACACCATCGGTGAGTGCCCTGGTAATTGAGGCTGGGGATACCCCATTTAAAGATATGGTTCAAGATATGAAAGAGGGGCTGGTTATCGAGCATCTCATTGGGGCGGGGCAGGGGAACGTTCTGGGGGGCGAGTTCAGTGGCAACGTCCTCCTGGGATACAAGGTGGAGAACGGGGAGATGGTGGGGCGGGTGAAGGATACCATGGTATCGGGAAATATCTACGAAGCCTTGAAGGGGCTCGTTTCTATCGGTAGCGAAGCGAGATGGGTGGGTGGTGCGCTCAGCGCCCCGCCCCTCTATATACCCGGCCTGGCAGTGGCCAGCAAGGGATAACGAGGAGGTATCCTTGTCTCTGGATTTATTTGCAAAGACCCTTGCCGAGATAGGCGATGAGAGCAAACCCCTGGTTTCCTCAAAGCTAGCCAAACTGTCAACGGTATCTCAGCAGGAGATGCTACTGTTTCTCGAGGTATGGGGTAAGATGGGTTTTGAGAAGCGGAGGCGGATCGCAGGTCAGCTTGTGGAGCTTGCCGAGGATGACCCTTTTCTTAACTTCGATGACATCTTCTATGCCTGTCTTCGCGACCCCGACGAGATAGTTCGGGTGAGAGCCATCGAAGGACTGTGGGAGTATGAGAATCACTCCCTTATCGTACCCTTTATTACCATGCTTAGGGAGGATGGCGGGGAATCGGTTCGTGCTGCTGCCGCCCAGGCACTGGGCAAGTTTGCGATGCTTGCCGAGCTGGGGAAATTGCGCCCGGATGATGGGGCTAAGGTGGAGGAGGCACTGGTAGCAGTAATAGAAGACCATGGGGAAAAGCTTGAGGTGAGGCGTCGGGCCGTAGAGGCAATAGCACCCCTCAACCGGCCTAAAGTAACTAGGATCATTCGGGATGCCTACCAGGGCGGTGATGAAAGAATGCAGGTCAGCGCTATTAATGCTATGGGAACGAACAGCGATCCCGCCTGGCTCCCCACCCTGCTGAAGGAGATGGAAAACCCTGATTCTGAGATGCGCTTTGAAGCGGCGGGTGCCTGTGGGGATCTGGGGGACGAGGAGGCGGTGCCTCAACTGATGCGGCTCATACATGACCCTGATAACCAGGTACAACTTGCCGCCATAGCTGCGCTGGGGAAAATCGGCGGCAGCGAGGCAGAGGCGACACTCCGCGAGTGCCTGAATCACCCCGATGAGCACATCCGCGGTGCTGCAGACGATACCCTGGAGGAGTTGGAAGTCGGTAAGGATCCCTTCTCCTTCAGAATTATGTAGTTGGAGTTTGGCATGCTAAAGGGTCGCAAGGTGGTGCTCAGGGAGAAGAGGCTGGAGGATGCCAATAGTGACTATACATGGCGGAGCGATGATGAGCTCGCCCGTCTCGATGCGGCCCCGACCCTTAGGATACCCTTCACCCATTTCTTAGCTAGCTACGCCGACGAGCTGGCCCACCCGGGCCGGCGTCGCCGCCGCTTCGCTATTGAAACCCTGGACGGTAGGCATATCGGCAACTGTATGTACTACAATATCGACGAGGGTAAGGGGGGGGCGGAATTGGGGATCATGATAGGCGACCGCGAATACTGGGATCAGGGTCATGGCAACGACGTGGTCATTACCCTCCTCGATCATATTTTCAGCACTACGAGGCTCGAGCGTGTCTACTTGAACACCCTGGAATGGAATATCAGGGCACAGCGCTGCTTTGAGAAATGTGGCTTTGTTCGCAGTAATCGGCGGAGGAGGTACCACAATAACTTTGTTACTATGGAGATATATCGTAGCTCCTGGCAGCATCATGCCTCGCTCAGGGTCGATCAAACCGTAAAAGAGAAGCAGGAAGGATAGCCCTCCCTGCTTCCTCGGGATTTGCAAACCTCTTATGTCTTAGCTGGTGATGGGTTCTCCAGTCCCGCAGCCACAGAGTTGGGCACGAGCTCACAAAGCTCGTCCACGGTCCATATCCCCTTCTTGTAGATAGACCGGATACACTGAGGCTCAGAGAAGAGGTGCACCTCTCCTCCCTTGACCGAGAAGGTGCGGCCATTTATATTCGCCGCCTCATCGGTGCAGAGGAATACAACGAAGGGGGAGACGAACTCCGGCGGCGTAAATATCGTCTTCATGAAGTTATCCAGGTCGGTACCACTTATTCCCATAGTCTTGCCCCACGCCGACTTCAGCTCTGGCGTCAGTGTCATCCTTGTGCCGGCCATGGGACGAATGGCATTGCAGGTGATGCCGTATCTTCCCAGGTCCCGGGCCAATGTCCGTGTGAGGCCAACAATCCCCTCTTTGGCAGCGCTGTAGTTGGCCTGTCCCATATTGCCCAGCCCTGCATCGGAGGAGGTATTTACAATTCGCCCGCTTCGCTGCTTGCGGAATACCGCACTGGCCTGCCTGGCGCAATTGAAGTGACCATAGAGGTGAACCTTTATTACGGAGTCCCATTCCCCTTCCGACATGTTAAAAACCATGCGGTCCCGCAGCACGCCGGCATTATTGATCAGGATGTCCAGCCGGCCGAAATTGTCGAGGGCGCACTTAACCATCCTCTCTGCACCTTCGAAGCTAACCACATTCTCATAGTTGGATACCGCATCGCCTCCCATCCCCTTGATCTCGGAAGCCACCTCATCGGCGGGTGTCTTGTCCGCCCCGCTGCCATCCAACGCGCCACCGAGATCGTTTATTACCACCTTAGCTCCCTCAGCGGCGAGGGCCAGGGCATGGCATCGCCCCAGTCCCCGACCGGCGCCGGTTACCAGAGCAACCTTTCCCTTCAGTCTATCTCCCATTATCAACTTCCTCGCTTCTTAGAGGGGAGAACCACCACGGCACTGCCCGGGGTGGTCTTCTCACCTTTCGCGTTCTCTACCCAGATGTTGCACTCCACGATATTCTCACCATCCTCCACCCGCTTGCCGGTAACAGTGCCTTTACACCACCACGTATCCCCCTCATGGGGCTCGGTCATGGTCTTCATTTTCCGCGGGTAGTCCATGGCCCGGTACTGGCAGGAGAGCTTCTTAAGGGTGCCTTCGTCCCCTATCCAATCGGTCATTAAATGTCCTAACCAGGCACGCTTCAGTGCGCCGTGGACGATGGGACTACCGACCATCATAGAGGTAGCAAAGCTATCCTCGTAATGGAGGGGGTTGAAATCCCCCGAGGCACCGGCCCACTTAACCAGCATCTGGCTCGTAGCAACCTTGGCGAGCGGGGTTACCTCACTGCCTGCCTCAACATCTTCATAATAGAGCTGTTTTTTTGCCATTGTTTCCTCCTATTTAGCTGCAAATTAATGTGGCCCTTGACTTGGCCACCTTATCGCCATTCTGGTTCAGATAGGTCTGCTCCATCGTAAGGAATAGCATCTTCCCCGACTTCCCTGTCCTCTCACGAGCGTCGACGAATTGTCCATAGACAACAAGGGTATCGCCGGCACGTATCGGAATGTAGAAATCGAGCTCCACGCCACCATCAAGGATACGCATCATGCCACTCTCAAACACAGCGCCCAATACCTTGGACATAACCGCACCAGTCTCCAGTCCACCTCCTTGGGTTGGCCAGCCGAAAAATCCGGGGGGCGATATAATATCCCCGTAGCTGCTTTTTTTGGCATACTCTACATTTCGATATAGGGGATTTGGGTCGTCGATCGCATCGGCGTATCGTGCTATTGCCCCGGCCTCCACCTTCAGAACGGCAGGTGGCGATACCTGCCCTAACAAGGACGTAATCTTCTCGGAAATCAACGGGCCTTCGGTCAATTCACTTCCCTCCTTCTATATTTAGTTGCATATAATAAAGCCAGGCGGGGCGACTATAACGCCATGCCCGGCTCTCCTGCTTTATTAAAGGGGCTTGTGGGATTAACCCCTTTCATTTCTGAACTCCCAAGCATTTATCCCAGAGCAAAATAACAGCAAACTACGAACGCCAACCAGGAAAAGTCTACATCAGCACGGTTACTATTGTCAAGCCTCCGTGCGTTCCCCTGACACTGACATAATTGCTATCACGTTAAACCTTCTCCAAGGGGGCATAGCTTAATAGCAGCCGCTTCAGCCCGGCATCACCCTTAAATGCCACGGTGACCTCCTGATCTTCCCCGGCGGGGTTGCAGTTCACCACGATCCCGTCGCCGAACTTGGTATGGCGTACGTGGTCACCGGCACCAAGGGGAGGCTTGGGAGAAGACGCAGGGGAGGGCGTAGCAGTAGGCTGCACCTTGCTTTCTCCGGCATCACCCGGTGGCATCGCCAGATGGGGGGGGATGTCTGAGAGGAAGCGTGAGGGGATATTTACCGATGTGCTCCCCATGGAGCTGCGGCGGAAGGCGCGCACCAGATAGAGCCTTTGCTTGGCCCGAGTGACCCCCACATAGCATAAGCGGCGCTCCTCCTCCATCTGATCCCGGTCATCGTAGGATTTTCGATGGGGAAGTAGTCCTTCCTCCATGCCCACGATGAAAACCACCGGAAACTCCAGGCCCTTTGCGGCATGCAGGGTAATCAGCGTCACCGCATCTACCTTCTCATCATAGCTATCGACGTCGGAGACCAAAGCCGCACTCTCAAGAAAGGAGGAGAGGCTATCCTCGGGTGCCAGATGGCGGTAGTCGTTTGCTACGGTGCGCAGCTCCAGGATATTCTCCCATCTGTCCTCACCATCTTCCCACTCCAGTATATATTCTTTATATCCGGAGCGCTCCAGCATAAGGTCGTAAAGCTCGACGATGTTAAGCTCTCCACTTGCCGAGATCAGCTGGTTAAGAATTGTGAGGAAGTCGGTGAGCACCCGGCTGGTCCTGGGGTTAAAGTGGGTTTTTTCCTCCGCATCAGCGATCATCTGAAGGGCGGTATAGACCGGTAGCGAGCGACCTTTAGCCCACCGCTCCAGCTCCTCGATAGTGCGGGAGCCAATCCCCCTTGGCGGCACATTAATGACCCGCGCCAGGCTAACGCTATCATAGGGGTTGTGGATCAGCCTTAGGTAGGCGATGACATCCTTAATCTCGCGCCGCTCATAGAAGCGGGTTCCGCCCACCAGTTTATAGGGCATTCCATAGCGGATAAAGGACTCCTCAATAGCCCGCGACTGGGCATTGGTGCGATACATCACTGCGCAGTCGCCGGGCTTGAATAAACCCTGGCCAAGCAGGCTATCCACCTCACCCACCACGAACTGGGCCTCCTCCTGCTCATTATATGCCTCGGCGACGGTGAGCGGCACGCCGACCTCATTCTCTGTCCACAGTCCCTTCTCCTTTCGCTGGCGATTGGCGGATATCACACCCTCCGCCACCTCGAGGATGGTCTTGGTGGAGCGGTAGTTCTGCTCCAGATATACTACCTTGGCATCTGGGTAATCGCTCTCGAAGCTGAGGATGTTTCTCATGTCGGCAAAACGCCAGGAGTATATCGATTGGTCCGGATCTCCCACCACACAAATATTGCGGTATTTCCCTGCCATTTGCCTGGCCAGCATATACTGGACGATATTGGTATCCTGGAATTCGTCGACCAGGACGTGATGGTAGCGCTGCTGATATTTGGAGAGCACCTCGGGGCATTGGCGAAAGAGGATGACCGCCTTCATCAGGAGGTCATCGAAGTCCAGCGCCTTGCTCTCGTCAAGGAGTTCCTGGTAGTGCTGGTAAACCCGCCCCACCACTTCATCGAAATAGCTATGCTTTACATAATCCTGTGGCGCTATGAGGCGGCTCTTGGCTGAGGATATGGCAGAGAGGAATGGTCTCGGGGGAGAGCGCTTGGGGTCGATGTCCAGGTCCTGGAGGCTTCGCTTGATGAGTCTGATCTGATCGTCATCATCGTAGATGACAAACCTCGGCTCCAGCCCGATGTGCGTTCCTTCCTGCCTCAGGATGCGAGCGCAGATAGCATGAAAGGTGCCCAGGGTAAGGTCCTCCACCGTGCTACCCAGGAGGTGATAGATACGCTCCTTCATCTCCCTGGCCGCTTTATTGGTGAAGGTAACTGCCAGGATATGATGGGGTTTGATTCCCCAGACCTTGACCAGGTAGGCGATCCGATGGGCAATAACCCTGGTCTTGCCACTGCCGGGGCCAGCGAGAATGAGTAGGGGCCCCTCGGTAGATTCTACCGCTTCCCGCTGCGCCGGGTTTAGGCCTTCAAGAACATCCACGCTTAGATTATAGCATTGCAGGTCGGTCATAAAAAGGGCACAGCCTTCCTCTCCACATACGTGAAGTATGAACAATGGAGATAAAAGGCAATCTCTGTGGCTTCGGGATTACTGGCCACCCCGCTCTACTGTCGGTGGACCCTTTGCTGTTTTTTACATAGGGAACGGAGGCATGGAGAGGTCTCCAAGCTCGCGTATCCTCTTATCCAGATCCTTAACCGTCCACCTTCTGCCTATATCGATTGCGTTTCCCGGGGTCCAGGGTATAAACACCTGGAGTTTGCCCCCAAACATGGTGAAAACACGGCCGGTTATATCTTGCGCCGCATCACTGGCGAGATAGGCCACGAGAGGGGAGAGGTTCTCCGGTGCGAACGTATCGAAAGAGCCATCCTCTGGTGGCTTCTCCCCCATCATTTGGGCCGTCATGGGTGCCCCCAACGTCATTCTGCTCCTGGCCATGGGGGCAACGGCATTGGAGGTAACGTTGTATTTGCCCATCTCCCTGCCCCATACCATAGTCAGGGATGCAATGCCGCCTTTGGCCGCCCCATAATTACCCTGACTTGCATTCCCGCCGAGGCCGGCGTGGGAGACGGTGTTTATTATTCGCCCGTTTATCGGGTTCCCTGCCTTGCTCTGCTCATAGAAATAGAGACAGGCCCATCTACCGCAGTTGAATGTTCCCTTGAGGTGGACGGCGATAACGCTGTCCCACTCCTCTTCGGCCATCTTGAAGACCATCCTGTCCCTGAGGAAACCGGCGTTGTTGACCAGGATGTCCAGCTTGCCGAAGGAGTTGATGGCGGTATCTATAATCTCTTTGGCTGCTTGGTAGTCAGTTACGCTATTGTAGTTAACTACCGCTTCCCCGCCTGCATCCTTAATCTCCTTTACTACCTGGCCTGCCGGGCTCTTGGATTCTCCGGTGCCATCCGCCTCGCCTCCGAGGTCGTTAACTACTACCTTCGCACCTTCCGCGGCGAGTGCCAGGGCATGTGACCTTCCCAAACCTCTTCCTGCACCTGTTACAACTGCAACCTTGCCATCCAGTATGCCCATCTTCTTTGATTAACCTCCTTCTTTTTATATATCGACCTATTTACATTTACTATAACATATCTATTGTCGACTGGTCAAAGCCCTGTTGTGCGGTGTCCAGTACATTCACGACACGTCACCGTTCGCCTATTGTGGTTGTCATAACATGGTCTATGCTGCCGATGTGAGTATTATGGTGGCTAATAGGGCGATGGAGATGATGGGCTCCTACGGCTATACCAGGGATGCCGACGTGGAAAAACACTGGCGGGATAATAAGATGATGCAACAGTGGCTGGGAGGGGCACAGGTGGGTCGCCTGTAGCCTGGAGACGCTCTAACCCTCATCCGGACTGGGGTTGGTAAATAGAGAAGGGCTGCCCGGTAGTGATGACTGTTTTTTCACTATCTATAGCCTGGCGGAGGTGTTTGGGTAGGGAGAAGAGGCCCTGGTGGGAGAGGCTATCGTAGGAGCGAAGAGGTTTGTTGAGCCGGGATGAGATCAAACCGTCTATCTCTGCAGGATCCGGGAGGGATAACTTCTGTGAGGCTAGGGCGAAGCCCCAGGTGCCACCATAGCTGGCGATGAACGTATCATAGGGAAAAACGAGGGGAAACGCAGCCTTCAGGGTATTGATAACCGCGGTGAAACATCGGTGATTCCCCCAGGAACTGGAGCCCGCCTGGAGGGAGATGATGCCATCTGGGACCAACGTTTCTCGAACAAGTTCATAGAACTCCTTGGTGTGAAGTAGATAGGCTGGCCCCTCCTCTATGGGCTCGGGTAGATCCAGGATGACCACATCGAATTTCTCACCGCGGTCGACGCATTCTTGGAGATACTTTCCCGCATCGACGAAGCGTAGTTCCAGGCGGCTATCCTCAAAGGAGCTCTGGTGCCAGGAGGGGAGAAAGCGGCGACAGATATCGATGACCTCCTCGTCAATATCCACCATGACCACTGCCTTCACTGAGGAATGGGCCAACACCTCCCTGAGTGTCGCCCCCTCGCCACCGCCGGCGATGAATACCCTTTGGGGATGGGGGTGAGCGATCATCGGGGGGTGAACCAGGGCTTCATGGTAGATAAACTCGTCCCATTCGCTGGACTGAATCTTACCATCCAGTATTAAACACCGGCCAAGGCTGCCAGAATCGATGATCTGGGCAGATTGGAACTTTGTTCTCTCTGAATAGATAACCCTTTGGATGCGATATGATTGCACCATCTCGGGGGTAATATGGTCATGAAACCACTCATTATTATTCATGACTCACCCGGGGGTTCAAAATTCCCTCTGTTTAGTTCTAGAATAGAGTGGTCTCTTGCCTGAAGCTCTCTTACCAGAAGATCAACTGCCTTTTGTGGATGAATGGAGTTGCCGCAGGTGAAGATGTCTATTGCGGCATAGCCATACTCGGGCCAGGTATGAACCGAAAAGTGGGATTCAGCAATGATCACCACGCCGCTAACCCCACCATAGGGGGAGAATGAGTGAAAGGATTCGCTCAGTATGGTCGCACCGGATACCCTGCAGGCGGAGAGGAGGGTATCTTTCAGGAAGTCGCGATCGCTCAAGCGATCGCGGTCGCAATCATTGAGTTCAAGTATCAGGTGCTTCCCTATTGCTGCCAATCACTCGTCTCCTTTAACATCAACAAAAATATTTTAA is a genomic window of Dehalococcoidia bacterium containing:
- the speD gene encoding adenosylmethionine decarboxylase, which gives rise to MAAIGKHLILELNDCDRDRLSDRDFLKDTLLSACRVSGATILSESFHSFSPYGGVSGVVIIAESHFSVHTWPEYGYAAIDIFTCGNSIHPQKAVDLLVRELQARDHSILELNRGNFEPPGES
- a CDS encoding TldD/PmbA family protein translates to MENILKLAKKVAEEAEVFVVSSKETPVGFEANRLKMLETAESTSVCLRIVKDGKIGFAATTRLDDPQALVNMAVETARFGAEAKFALPPAQSYPQIEVYDGDVESVAIEDMVEMGNLLLDIILGHTPDLVCEAGVTRSVATVSILNSRGGEASYRRSYFAIGIEGTLIRDTDMLFVGESDSSCHPIREFQEIANATMEQLELAGRSASIATGEFPVIFTPKGVASALLTPLALAVNGKMVLEGASPLGGKQGELIFDERFSLYDDATLNYRPASRPCDDEGVPSRRTALIERGVVANFLYDLQTAAIAGARSTGSGSRAGGGMPTPSVSALVIEAGDTPFKDMVQDMKEGLVIEHLIGAGQGNVLGGEFSGNVLLGYKVENGEMVGRVKDTMVSGNIYEALKGLVSIGSEARWVGGALSAPPLYIPGLAVASKG
- the speE gene encoding polyamine aminopropyltransferase, which produces MNNNEWFHDHITPEMVQSYRIQRVIYSERTKFQSAQIIDSGSLGRCLILDGKIQSSEWDEFIYHEALVHPPMIAHPHPQRVFIAGGGEGATLREVLAHSSVKAVVMVDIDEEVIDICRRFLPSWHQSSFEDSRLELRFVDAGKYLQECVDRGEKFDVVILDLPEPIEEGPAYLLHTKEFYELVRETLVPDGIISLQAGSSSWGNHRCFTAVINTLKAAFPLVFPYDTFIASYGGTWGFALASQKLSLPDPAEIDGLISSRLNKPLRSYDSLSHQGLFSLPKHLRQAIDSEKTVITTGQPFSIYQPQSG
- a CDS encoding GNAT family N-acetyltransferase encodes the protein MLKGRKVVLREKRLEDANSDYTWRSDDELARLDAAPTLRIPFTHFLASYADELAHPGRRRRRFAIETLDGRHIGNCMYYNIDEGKGGAELGIMIGDREYWDQGHGNDVVITLLDHIFSTTRLERVYLNTLEWNIRAQRCFEKCGFVRSNRRRRYHNNFVTMEIYRSSWQHHASLRVDQTVKEKQEG
- a CDS encoding UvrD-helicase domain-containing protein, whose product is MTDLQCYNLSVDVLEGLNPAQREAVESTEGPLLILAGPGSGKTRVIAHRIAYLVKVWGIKPHHILAVTFTNKAAREMKERIYHLLGSTVEDLTLGTFHAICARILRQEGTHIGLEPRFVIYDDDDQIRLIKRSLQDLDIDPKRSPPRPFLSAISSAKSRLIAPQDYVKHSYFDEVVGRVYQHYQELLDESKALDFDDLLMKAVILFRQCPEVLSKYQQRYHHVLVDEFQDTNIVQYMLARQMAGKYRNICVVGDPDQSIYSWRFADMRNILSFESDYPDAKVVYLEQNYRSTKTILEVAEGVISANRQRKEKGLWTENEVGVPLTVAEAYNEQEEAQFVVGEVDSLLGQGLFKPGDCAVMYRTNAQSRAIEESFIRYGMPYKLVGGTRFYERREIKDVIAYLRLIHNPYDSVSLARVINVPPRGIGSRTIEELERWAKGRSLPVYTALQMIADAEEKTHFNPRTSRVLTDFLTILNQLISASGELNIVELYDLMLERSGYKEYILEWEDGEDRWENILELRTVANDYRHLAPEDSLSSFLESAALVSDVDSYDEKVDAVTLITLHAAKGLEFPVVFIVGMEEGLLPHRKSYDDRDQMEEERRLCYVGVTRAKQRLYLVRAFRRSSMGSTSVNIPSRFLSDIPPHLAMPPGDAGESKVQPTATPSPASSPKPPLGAGDHVRHTKFGDGIVVNCNPAGEDQEVTVAFKGDAGLKRLLLSYAPLEKV
- a CDS encoding HEAT repeat domain-containing protein, which codes for MSLDLFAKTLAEIGDESKPLVSSKLAKLSTVSQQEMLLFLEVWGKMGFEKRRRIAGQLVELAEDDPFLNFDDIFYACLRDPDEIVRVRAIEGLWEYENHSLIVPFITMLREDGGESVRAAAAQALGKFAMLAELGKLRPDDGAKVEEALVAVIEDHGEKLEVRRRAVEAIAPLNRPKVTRIIRDAYQGGDERMQVSAINAMGTNSDPAWLPTLLKEMENPDSEMRFEAAGACGDLGDEEAVPQLMRLIHDPDNQVQLAAIAALGKIGGSEAEATLRECLNHPDEHIRGAADDTLEELEVGKDPFSFRIM
- a CDS encoding acyl-CoA dehydrogenase family protein gives rise to the protein MVYAADVSIMVANRAMEMMGSYGYTRDADVEKHWRDNKMMQQWLGGAQVGRL
- a CDS encoding MaoC/PaaZ C-terminal domain-containing protein, which codes for MAKKQLYYEDVEAGSEVTPLAKVATSQMLVKWAGASGDFNPLHYEDSFATSMMVGSPIVHGALKRAWLGHLMTDWIGDEGTLKKLSCQYRAMDYPRKMKTMTEPHEGDTWWCKGTVTGKRVEDGENIVECNIWVENAKGEKTTPGSAVVVLPSKKRGS
- a CDS encoding MaoC family dehydratase N-terminal domain-containing protein gives rise to the protein MTEGPLISEKITSLLGQVSPPAVLKVEAGAIARYADAIDDPNPLYRNVEYAKKSSYGDIISPPGFFGWPTQGGGLETGAVMSKVLGAVFESGMMRILDGGVELDFYIPIRAGDTLVVYGQFVDARERTGKSGKMLFLTMEQTYLNQNGDKVAKSRATLICS
- a CDS encoding SDR family NAD(P)-dependent oxidoreductase, giving the protein MGDRLKGKVALVTGAGRGLGRCHALALAAEGAKVVINDLGGALDGSGADKTPADEVASEIKGMGGDAVSNYENVVSFEGAERMVKCALDNFGRLDILINNAGVLRDRMVFNMSEGEWDSVIKVHLYGHFNCARQASAVFRKQRSGRIVNTSSDAGLGNMGQANYSAAKEGIVGLTRTLARDLGRYGITCNAIRPMAGTRMTLTPELKSAWGKTMGISGTDLDNFMKTIFTPPEFVSPFVVFLCTDEAANINGRTFSVKGGEVHLFSEPQCIRSIYKKGIWTVDELCELVPNSVAAGLENPSPAKT
- a CDS encoding SDR family oxidoreductase, with product MGILDGKVAVVTGAGRGLGRSHALALAAEGAKVVVNDLGGEADGTGESKSPAGQVVKEIKDAGGEAVVNYNSVTDYQAAKEIIDTAINSFGKLDILVNNAGFLRDRMVFKMAEEEWDSVIAVHLKGTFNCGRWACLYFYEQSKAGNPINGRIINTVSHAGLGGNASQGNYGAAKGGIASLTMVWGREMGKYNVTSNAVAPMARSRMTLGAPMTAQMMGEKPPEDGSFDTFAPENLSPLVAYLASDAAQDITGRVFTMFGGKLQVFIPWTPGNAIDIGRRWTVKDLDKRIRELGDLSMPPFPM